Below is a window of Ruegeria sp. THAF33 DNA.
CCACCACATCCGGCCTGAGAGCGGCGATTCGAATTGACAAGTCCTCGTCCGACACATCGTCGGTCATCGCATCAATAAAGTGAATGTCTTCGAACCCGGATTGACGCAGATGCCCAGTAAGATACGCCACCCATGCCGGAGGCCAAGTGCCAGCGATCTCAGCTCCGCCAGACCGGTAATTTGGGTGAACAAACACAATTCTCATGGCAGCCTCCCAGTGTAACTTTTTATAGACACTTATGATGTCATTTTCAATTGACATAAATCAAAATGGGAATGTGATCACAGTTGAAAGGCAAGGTCTGCCCACAAAACGAGCCTCAAAAGTGTCTAATTGACCTGACAGTTTTTACTGTCATATAATACTGACACTCCGGTTTCTCTAAATGCGCTCCATATCGGCTGTGCGCACTCGACCGGAGAACTTGCCGTGCAGGATCCGTTCTGCGCGTTTTTGGCACGTTTTTTCAACAGCCGGTCAACGGGAGGCAATCATGTCTGACGACCCAGAAAAAGTATGGCCAACCGGTCTCAACCTACGTGAGGCTGAAGAGGTCCACAGCTACCTTATCGACGGGACTCGCGTGTTCGGCGTCATCGCCCTGCTTGCGCACATCCTTGTTGCGGTCGCAACACCTTGGCTCGGATGAAAGGAGCGATCAGATGAACAATTCAAAAATCTGGCTCGTCGTTAAACCCACCGTTGGTATTCCGCTGTTCCTGTCGGCGGTCGCGGTCGGATCCTTTGCGGTTCATGTTGCGGTTCTTAGCAACACGACATGGGTGTCAGACTTCCTGTCTGGCAAGCCTTTGGGTAGCGGTGCTGAAACCGCGATGTTGCCGCAGGAAGATAGCGAAGCGACCGCAAAAGCATCGTTTGTTTCGGCCAATACTGCGTCCAGCGGCGATCGGATCCTGGTAGAGATGCCGGACGGTACTCTGGCAGTGGCGACGGTAGAGGCACCAGCTGTTCTGGCATCTGCATCCGAGGCGGTTCCGCCTCCGGAGCACTGAGGCCAGCAAAAACAACGGAACGGGTCCGGTGCTAAGCAGCACCGGACAGACCAGTCGCCTGAAGATATCGGCTGGCAAGAGACGATTTGGGACAAGTACTGAGCAATGCTCGACTATCGATCATTTGCACTGAATAAGCTTTCGCGGCTTAGCACGCGGTATCTGCCTTTCGCAGATGTGGCGAGCGATGATGTTCCGATGACAAGGCTTCTTCGACTGTCTTTATTTCAAGTCACTGTTGGCATGGCCTTGGTCCTGCTCGTCGGCACATTGAATCGGGTGATGATTGTCGAGCTGGGTGTTTCCGCCGCATTGGTTTCGGTGATGATTGCTTTGCCCATATTGTTCGCACCTCTGCGCGCCCTAATCGGGTTCAAATCTGACACGCACAGCTCGGCTCTTGGCCTACGACGATTCCCTTACATCTACCGCGGCACGCTGCTGCAATTCGGTGGGTTTGCAATCATGCCTTTCGCCTTGCTGGTACTGTCGGGATATGGCGAGGCAATCAACGCTCCGCGTTGGATTGGCCTGTCTTCGGCAGCGTTGTCTTTCCTGCTGGTCGGTGCAGGAGTTCATATGGTTCAGACCGTTGGACTTGCGCTTGCAACCGACCTTGTTCCGCAAGAGGACCAGCCCAAGGTCGTTGGCTTGATGTATGTCATGCTGCTGGTTGGGATGATCGGATCAGCCTTCATCTTTGGCGCGCTACTTGAAAACTATAGCCCCGGGCGCCTGATCCAGGTCATCCAGGGCGCTGCTGTTCTCACGGTCCTTCTCAATGCATTTTCGGTTTGGAAACAGGAGGTCCGGGGTCGGCATGTTCAGGCCGTCGCTGCACCTCCGTTTTCCGTAGCCTGGGAAAGATTTGCCAATCGGGCCGGGGCTAAGCGTTTGTTGGCGGTGATCGCTTTGGGAACGTTCGCATTTGGGATCGCCGATGTGATCATCGAACCATACGGAGGCCAGGTTCTGCAAATGTCGGTCGCGGCGACAACCAAGCTGACCGCGACGCTGGCACTTGGCACCTTGTTTGGTTTGGCCGTCGCCTCGCGCGTGTTGGGCCGTGGGGGCTCGCCCACCCGTATGTGCTTGATGGGGGCGCTGGCCGGCATCCCGGGATACATTGCGATCATTCTGGCCTCGCCGCTGGATTGGTTGGCCTTGTTTGTTGTCGGAACCTTTGCGACTGGTGTTGGCGCCGGCCTGTTCGGCCATGGTACGCTGACCGCAACCATGCGATCCGCCCCTGAGTCCCAAACCGGGCTTGCGCTTGGCGCGTGGGGGGCTGTTCAAGCGACGGCCGCTGGTGCTGGTGTCGCATTGGGCGGCGTCATCCGCGATTTGATGCTTCAATTGCAGGGTGATCATCAGTTTGCACCCAGCATGGCCTATTTGCCCGTCTTTTCAATGCAGATCCTTTTCCTGGCTTTTGCGCTGATTACGGTACTGCCGCTGCTGCGGTTGTCTCCTACCCAGACCGACAATTCGGCCTACTTTCGGTAAAACAGCTATGAAGTGGACTGACTCAACGCACCGCCAACTGACCTCGAACTGAAGAACAGGAGCGATCATGACGACTGTAATTTCAAGAGTATACGCAGCAGAAGCCACAGCCCAAGGCGTGATGACAGCGCTGCGCGAGGCAGGACACCCCGAGGCGAATTTCGATATGTTCGAAGGGGGTGGGCGCGGCCTGACAGCAAAGATCGTCGCCGCCCGGGTCAGTGAAGAAAATGCAAAAACCTATGTCAAAATGCTCAAGGAGGACGGGTCGCGGCTGATCGTCATGCGTGCGCCGTTCACCCCTTTCGGAGCTGCCCGGAACGCCCTTTCAATCATGGACAGCGTCGAAAGCGTCCAGGCAAAGGTGGAAACCGAAACTCAGTACATTCGCGAAGAACCGGATATGGATCTGTTCATTCGCCAGAAGATCCTGATGGATCACCCACGTTTTCTGACCCCTGATATGAACCCCCGAGCCAATGCAGACAGAGGGTTGGTGTCTGCAGCGATGCATTGGAAAATACTTACCAAGCATCGCACAAAACGATCGGCCATGTCGGGAACACGCTTTATGTCCCAGCGCATACTGCCGTTCAAATTACTGTCGGACAAGCCGCGGAAAAACTCGGTGATTTCAGGCGGTCGGCGGATGCTTTACAATCCCTCAGCCGACTAAGTGCAAGCCGCTTAAACCATAAGGTCAGCCGCAAGCGCTGGCCCCAGGATACGGTGCGCGTGGTCGCGCATATAGATCCTCAACCAAGGCGTGAATAGTTCAGGCGAATGGTCGATTTCCTTGGTCAAATCGGCCAGGTGAACCCAACGCGTATCTGATACCTCGTCTGGGTTCGGGTGAAGCTTCATGTTCACGGTCGCTTCGGCGCGGAAAACATCAACCAATTCATGCTCAATCAGCCCCTGCCCCACATCCGCACGATATTCGAGAACGGTTGAAAAACGCGGAGATAGGCCGGTGATCCCCAACTCTTCGCGCAAGCGTCGGGTGGCACAATCCACCGGAGCCTCATTCCAATCTGGATGCGTACAACAGGTATTCGCCCAAAGGCCCGGCGTGTGGTATTTGCACGCGGCTCGCTTCTGCAATAACAGATTTGGGCCACTCAGCACAAAGGCCGAAACCGCTTTGTGCCGAAGACCCAGCTGATGCACTTTTAGTTTTTCGACAGGCTTCAACTCGCCATCGACCCAGGCTGGTATCATCATGTTCATACGAATTCTGCCCGGACGAGCCCTGTCAAATGCGCCAGGTTCTTCAGTCCGATGCGCACATGCGCCATCGGGCGCGCCTTGACCAGTTTCTTGTTCATATAGGCCTCGAACGTCAGGCGCTGCACATCGATGTCATGACATAGCGACACGAACCGCTCGCGTCGGTCGTCTGAGCGGTAATAGGCGTTTTGCATCGAAGCCAACACGCGGAAAACCGTCTTATGCTCTTTCAGGAACAGTCGCCGCGCCAGTTTGAGGTCGGAAACCTTGCCCGAGGCAAGGCAGGCTTGCGCAGCGGTTGCCGCAACCGTGCCACCTACCATCGCGTAGTAGATCCCCTCGCCCGAGCTTGGAGCCACCACGCCCGCAGCATCCCCAGCCAGAATGACGTCACGCCCGTTGTCCCAGCGATCCAATGGTTTCAGTGGAATTGGTGCGCCCTCGTGACGGATCGTGCGACACCCCTCCAAACCGGATGCGCTCCGCAGCTCCTTCGTCGCTTTCTTGAGGTCGAACCCGTTGATGCCGGTCCCCATACCTACGCTGGCGGTCTGGCCGTGAGGGAACACCCAGCCGTAGAAATCCGGAGAAATCGACCCGTCATAAACCACGTCACATCGGGTCGGATCATAGGCCTGCACCGCTTCCGGAGCTTCGATAATCTCATGATAAGCAATGACATAGGGGATCTTGTCACCACCGGGAACCTCGGCCCGCGCAACGTTTGACCGCGCTCCATCCGCACCGATGATCAGCCGCGTGGGCAGTTTCAACTCTTCCTTGCTCTGTTTTTCCCGATAGACAACCGACGGGCCGCACTCGTTGCGTTCAATTCGCAGGAATGTACCCGTACGGCGCTGCGCGCCAGCGGATTGTGCTCGCCGACGCAGGAACTCATCGAAATGCTCTCTGTCGACCATCCCGACAAATCCGTTTTCGATGGCAATATCCACCTGCCGCCCGGTCGGAGAGATCATGCGCGCCGTGTTGATCTTGGCCACCAGCTGTTCGTCAGGGATGTTGTAATCCTCGATCAAACGAGGCGGTATCGCCCCACCGCAAGGCTTGATCCGCCCGTCCCGGTCCAGCATGCAAACCTTATGCCCGGCGTTTGCAAGATCTTCGGCGGCTGTGGCTCCGGCTGGGCCGCCACCGACTACAACGACATCATACATGGCTATTCTCCCGCAACGACATGCGTATTACGCCGTGTTTCGTTAATGACTTGAGCGGCAAGGATTGCTGCCGCGACAAACAGGGCAGCTTCGGCGAGGAAGACCGCTCCGAACGCGTTTGCATCCGACATCGCAGACCGAAATACATCCGCCGCCGCTGCGCCCAGCAAACCTCCGACACCAGCGGCAATTGCTTGTGCTGCACCCCAAAGCCCCATGCGCGTGCCTTCTTGTCCACTGGCATGCTCACCGGCCAATTCCATCATGGCGCCGATCGCAGCCACAGCGAACATGCCATTGAAGAAGCCAAGCGCCACAACAGCCCATATCAGTGGGGCACCCGGCCCCATCTGGCCCATCGCGAAGATCACCCCCAGACTGACCGCCGAACCCAGGCAGCCTGCAACCACCCAACCACGCAGCGATCCGATCCTCAGCCCGGTTACAGCGATCCCGACTGAGAGCATCCCGAGGAATACCCCGCCGTTTTGTGCCCCAGACAGGGATGTGGATTCGCCCGGCGTATAGCCGAATACCAGTCCCGCATAGGGTTCTAAAATCAATTCCTGCATGAAGAAGGCGGTCATCGACAGGAAGACAAACACAGTGAACCTGCGTGCCGCATCATCCGCCCAGACGTCGCGCAGAGCGTCGCGGAATCGCAGCTTAGCTTTCGATGGCCGTGTCACGGCCTCTACGCCCGCCTCGATGCGCCATGTGGCCACAGACGTCAGAGCTACAGCGCCCAACCCGACACACGCGACGATGACAAGCAGTCTGGACGGGCTATACGGATCGAGCATCGCACCAACAGATGCGGCGGTAATCGCGATCCCGGCAATCATCATAAGCCATGTGATCGTTGCAGCAGCCGCGCGGCGGCGAGGCGCCGTGGCAGTAGCGAGTAAAGCCAGCAATGACGTGCCTGACGCGCCGACCCCCACGCCGATCGCTGTGTACGAGAGGACCGACAGGAACAGCGCTAACCAGAAGCTTTCGCCAAAGAGCGGAATGCAGAACGCCGCACCCAAAGCCCCAAAGGCAAGGATCGCCATGCCCCCGATAACCCATGGGGTCCTCCGCCCCGTCGCGTCCGACAGAAAGCCCCAATGGGGGCGAGAAATCTGAATACCGTAATGCAGGCCCACCAGCAGGCCCGGTAGGATCGCAGGCAGCGCCAGTTCGACCACCATCAGCCGGTTCAGGGTTGATGTGGTGAGAACTACGATGCTCCCCAAACACATCTGAACCAGACCCAGCCGGACAATTCCGATCCATGAGAGATATCCGGAGTTGCTCATACCAAAGCCTCCAATCCGCGCAGACCAAAGGCCGCGATCATCATGCCACTGACGTAAAGGGAAACACCAGTGCCGTTGTACCAAGGTGCCTTTGCTTTGGGGTCTTTCAGCAAGACGCGCATTGCCATCAGCTGACCGATCACTGCAGCCAGGATAGCCAAAGCAAAGATCGGTTGGCCCCAAAGCGTCAACAGAGCAATGACGGCCGTTTGCGGCACAATCATCATCCAACATGCCAAACGAGCAGCGCGCTCAGGTCCGAGTGTCACCGGAAGGGAGTTGATCCCCAATTGCCGATCACCCTCTAACGCCTTGAAATCATTTAGCGTCATGATCCCATGCGCGCCAAGCGCATAAAGCGCCGCGATGATCACGACTTGCAAGGAAGGTGCCCCAGCCGACAGAACCGCCGCGCCGGTGAACCAGGGCAGGCCTTCGTAACACAGGGCCACAAGGCCCGGACCCCACCAGCCTGAACGCTTCAGCCGTACGGGTTCAGCTGAATAGGCCCAGGCCGCAAGCACTCCAAACACGGTTGCGCCAAAGCCCCAGGGCCCCAACTGCCAACCGACCGCCAAGGCCAGAACGCTCATCGCGATGGCGATCCAAGCCCCCCACATACCGGGGATGCGACCCGACGGAATGGGGCGGTGGGGCTCGTTGATCTTGTCGACATGACGGTCGCACCAGTCATTCGCGGCCTGACTCATTCCGCAGACAATCGGACCGGCAAGGACGAGGCCCAATAGGATCAATCCGATCTGTCCAGATAACGCGCCGCCCGAGGAGACCACCCCGCACAAAAACGCCCACATCGGCGGGAACCAGGTGATGGGCTTGATCAACTCCAACGCCGCCAGTGGCTGCGGCCAGGAGGATGAGTGTAAATCTGTATTTGCGCTCATGTGTCAATCTTGATTGACAACTTGAGTCGATGCAAGAAAAACGCGCGCTACTCGCCGTCTTGTTTTTCCTGAATTCCCAGCTTGTGCAATTTGACGTATAGACTTTGGCGCGACAGGCCCAACATTTCGGCTGCGGCAGCCCGGTTATTGCCGGTTAACTCAATCGCCGTCTCAATGCACATGCGCTCGATCACATCCGTGGTCTGGGACACGATTTCCTTGA
It encodes the following:
- the pufB gene encoding light-harvesting antenna LH1, beta subunit; protein product: MSDDPEKVWPTGLNLREAEEVHSYLIDGTRVFGVIALLAHILVAVATPWLG
- a CDS encoding light-harvesting protein, with the protein product MNNSKIWLVVKPTVGIPLFLSAVAVGSFAVHVAVLSNTTWVSDFLSGKPLGSGAETAMLPQEDSEATAKASFVSANTASSGDRILVEMPDGTLAVATVEAPAVLASASEAVPPPEH
- a CDS encoding PucC family protein, whose translation is MLDYRSFALNKLSRLSTRYLPFADVASDDVPMTRLLRLSLFQVTVGMALVLLVGTLNRVMIVELGVSAALVSVMIALPILFAPLRALIGFKSDTHSSALGLRRFPYIYRGTLLQFGGFAIMPFALLVLSGYGEAINAPRWIGLSSAALSFLLVGAGVHMVQTVGLALATDLVPQEDQPKVVGLMYVMLLVGMIGSAFIFGALLENYSPGRLIQVIQGAAVLTVLLNAFSVWKQEVRGRHVQAVAAPPFSVAWERFANRAGAKRLLAVIALGTFAFGIADVIIEPYGGQVLQMSVAATTKLTATLALGTLFGLAVASRVLGRGGSPTRMCLMGALAGIPGYIAIILASPLDWLALFVVGTFATGVGAGLFGHGTLTATMRSAPESQTGLALGAWGAVQATAAGAGVALGGVIRDLMLQLQGDHQFAPSMAYLPVFSMQILFLAFALITVLPLLRLSPTQTDNSAYFR
- the idi gene encoding isopentenyl-diphosphate Delta-isomerase, which codes for MNMMIPAWVDGELKPVEKLKVHQLGLRHKAVSAFVLSGPNLLLQKRAACKYHTPGLWANTCCTHPDWNEAPVDCATRRLREELGITGLSPRFSTVLEYRADVGQGLIEHELVDVFRAEATVNMKLHPNPDEVSDTRWVHLADLTKEIDHSPELFTPWLRIYMRDHAHRILGPALAADLMV
- a CDS encoding geranylgeranyl diphosphate reductase, with the protein product MYDVVVVGGGPAGATAAEDLANAGHKVCMLDRDGRIKPCGGAIPPRLIEDYNIPDEQLVAKINTARMISPTGRQVDIAIENGFVGMVDREHFDEFLRRRAQSAGAQRRTGTFLRIERNECGPSVVYREKQSKEELKLPTRLIIGADGARSNVARAEVPGGDKIPYVIAYHEIIEAPEAVQAYDPTRCDVVYDGSISPDFYGWVFPHGQTASVGMGTGINGFDLKKATKELRSASGLEGCRTIRHEGAPIPLKPLDRWDNGRDVILAGDAAGVVAPSSGEGIYYAMVGGTVAATAAQACLASGKVSDLKLARRLFLKEHKTVFRVLASMQNAYYRSDDRRERFVSLCHDIDVQRLTFEAYMNKKLVKARPMAHVRIGLKNLAHLTGLVRAEFV
- a CDS encoding BCD family MFS transporter, yielding MSNSGYLSWIGIVRLGLVQMCLGSIVVLTTSTLNRLMVVELALPAILPGLLVGLHYGIQISRPHWGFLSDATGRRTPWVIGGMAILAFGALGAAFCIPLFGESFWLALFLSVLSYTAIGVGVGASGTSLLALLATATAPRRRAAAATITWLMMIAGIAITAASVGAMLDPYSPSRLLVIVACVGLGAVALTSVATWRIEAGVEAVTRPSKAKLRFRDALRDVWADDAARRFTVFVFLSMTAFFMQELILEPYAGLVFGYTPGESTSLSGAQNGGVFLGMLSVGIAVTGLRIGSLRGWVVAGCLGSAVSLGVIFAMGQMGPGAPLIWAVVALGFFNGMFAVAAIGAMMELAGEHASGQEGTRMGLWGAAQAIAAGVGGLLGAAAADVFRSAMSDANAFGAVFLAEAALFVAAAILAAQVINETRRNTHVVAGE
- the chlG gene encoding chlorophyll synthase ChlG, whose translation is MSANTDLHSSSWPQPLAALELIKPITWFPPMWAFLCGVVSSGGALSGQIGLILLGLVLAGPIVCGMSQAANDWCDRHVDKINEPHRPIPSGRIPGMWGAWIAIAMSVLALAVGWQLGPWGFGATVFGVLAAWAYSAEPVRLKRSGWWGPGLVALCYEGLPWFTGAAVLSAGAPSLQVVIIAALYALGAHGIMTLNDFKALEGDRQLGINSLPVTLGPERAARLACWMMIVPQTAVIALLTLWGQPIFALAILAAVIGQLMAMRVLLKDPKAKAPWYNGTGVSLYVSGMMIAAFGLRGLEALV